CCGATTGTAGCTTTGTTTGAGAAAGAATTAAAAAGCAAAACCATCTTAATGGGATTTGGTTTAGACAGCGATGCAATTCACTCGCCAAATGAGCATTTCGGAATCTTTAATTACCTGAAAGGAATTGAGACTATTCCGTTGTTTTACAAGTATTTTGTGGAGCTTTCTAAGTAGTTTTTTTACCGCAAAGACCGCTAAGAATTTACGCAAAGTTCGCTAAGATTTTTTTAAAGAAAATTTATAAAGATCGCAAAGCTGTACCACATAGCTTTGCGATCTTTGCGTTTTAAGTGTAACCTTAAAATAAACCTTGCGTTCTTTGCGGTTAAATTTTTCTAAATATAAATCCGTTCAGAAATAAGCGGTTTTTTTGTCTTTTGATATTTGTATTTTATTATTGAAATTTTAATGTTGACTTTGTGTTTTGTTAATTAAATTAAGTTAAATTTGAAAATATTATTATCAATCCCCGCATAATATTATTTATAATTCTATTTTTTAAGTTTTTCTAATGTTATTTTAATATTGATTTTAATGTAGGCAAATGGACTTAGTTAAAAAAAAGGTCAAATTTTCTCCAATTGGATATATCCGATACCTGAAAGGATTGAAAAAATCTCATTTGATGTTTCGGGAGGGCAAAATTTTGGAAAGTCTTGCTGTAAAATCCTGGCAGATTGCTTCGGGAAAAACAACTATTTCTCCTAAGGCTTGCTTTCTAGATGGTCAATTGGAACGAATCACTGGCACCGCCTATACAGATGATCCACATACTGCTATGCATGGTGGCTTTGCGGTAGAACATGCACCAACATTTGCTTATAAGCTCAAGGAAGTCTGGATGGTGAATGGTTTTCTGTACAAAGGACTTCATAATTTCCGACTTCATCCTGCTTTTCAGCTTTCTAAAAAAATGAATTACTTTCCGCCTGCGATTATAGATACAGAAATAGATCATGCTGCTATTTACAGTACATCTGAAGGGAATCAATATTTTGGTCTTTGGCTCACTGATGATTGTGCCAATTACGCTTTGGCTCAGGCTGAAGGGATTCCTGTGACTTCTAATATTATTCCGTATTCACATATGCCGGAATATGAATCTTTTTTAGGAATGAATCCGTTTCGAACGAATGCCGTTCATATGAAAAATGCTGTTTTCTTTGATGATAATTGGGGAAATAATGATAGTAAACATCTTCGATTTACGGCAAACAGAAATAAAATATTGTCATTGTTTTCAGGAACTTCTCATCCTGGCGTTTTTATTTTACGCCGTAATTCGGGAATTTCACGTGTCATGTTGAACGAACTCGAAATTGCCGAAAAACTTCAAGAAAAATACGGCTTCAAAATTGTAGACGTTACTCAAAATACTGCTGCCGAAATACTTTCGGCCTGCGTTGGTGCTAAAATTCTTATCGGTATAGAAGGCAGTCATTTATTTCACGGTTTAATGGCGCTTGAAGCAGGTTCTTCTGTTTTAATTTTCCAGCCTCCAAATCGTTTCAGTGCTGTTATTAAAAATACTACAGATATGGAGAACATCAATTACAGTTTTGTAGTTGGAATTCCAAAAGACGACAATTTTTATATTGATTTTGAAGAGGTTGAAAGGACTTTGGGAATGCTTTCTTTTTAGAGGCTCAAAGAGGCAGAGTAGCAAAGTTGCAAAGGTTTTCTCTTTCTCAAAGTTTTAAACTTTGACAAAGATTAAGTGCATAAGAGAAGCCCTTTGTTTCTTTGAGCCTTTGTTACTCTGTTGCTTAAAGAAAAAAAAGCAGTTTTTTCTTGCCTGTTTGAAAATTAACTCTACATTTGTAGAATGTAATCTATAATTGTAGAGTTGAAATGATTAGAAAAATACTTTTTACAATAATCCTGCTTTCGGTTATTGGATGTAAATCAACACTTATTAATCAGAAAATTGATAAAAAGAAAGAGGGGAAATGGGTTGAGGTTTATGTTCAAGATAGTATTGAATACAAATCTGTCGAGTTTTACAAGAACAATCAGCCTGTTAGGAAGTGGAAGACTTTTATAAACGGGAAATTATACAAATCAGAGAAATATAAAAAAGGGATCTGTGTTGTAAAAAGTTATTACGAAAACGGAAAACTGGAATCAAAAGGAAAAACCAAATTAGAAGTAAACGAAACAGAATCGCATTGGTTTTATTTTGGAGAATGGAAATTTTACTCGGAGAAAGGAAAATTATTCCAGATTAGAAAGTACGAAAAAGGAGAGCTTATTTCTGAAAATCAAATAAAATAGAAATTCAGGGTCTTAAAATCGCAGCAACTTATAAAATTAAACAAAATGCAATTATCAAACGCAGAAGAACAATTAATGGAACATTTATGGAAGCTGGAAAAGGCTTTTATGAAAGATTTATTAGAAGCATATCCAGCGCCAAAACCAGCTACAACAACGGTAGCGACGCTTTTGAAACGAATGATCGACAAGAAATTTGTAGCATACAATGAATTTGGAAATTCACGTGAATATTATCCGTTAGTAAAAAAAACAGATTATTTTTCGAAACATGTGAAAGGACTTATTAGTAATTTCTTCAATAATTCGGCTTCACAGTTTGCTTCTTTTTTTACGACCGAAACTAATTTGTCGGCTTCAGAACTGGAAGATCTAAAGAAAATAATTGACTCGGAAATTCAAAAAAAGAAAAAATGATTGACTTTCTAATTAAATCGACAATTAGCCTCTGTATTCTGTTGGCTATGTATCATTTGTTTCTTGAAAAAGAAAGAATGTTTCGTTTTAACAGATATTTTTTACTGTTGAGTTTGTTGTTTTCGATGGTAGTTCCTTTTATATCTTTTGAAGTTCAAGGAGAGATTCCTGCAGTGTATAAAAATGTAATTCCGTTAGAAACAATAACAAATAAAGAGCTTCCGATTCAGGCAGAAATGACAAATGTCAAAACAGATTTACAAGTTAATTATTGGGTTTCTGTTTTAGAAGTAGCTTATATTGTAATTACATTGCTACTAAGTTTTCGATTTATTTATAACATTTATACGATAACACATAAAGCCAAAGAGTCTAAAATTATACTGCATCAGAATACAAGAATGGTTTTGCTTTCAGAAAATAATTTGCCTTATACTTTTTGGAATACTATTTATATCAGCCAGAAAGATTTTGAAAATCGGGAAATAGAACAAGAATTATTTACGCATGAAATTGCCCATGTAAAACAAAAACATACCATCGATGTGATTTTCATTGAAGTTTTGAAGATTATTTTTTGGTTCAATCCTGTTTTGAGTTTTTATAAAAAAGCAATTCAGCTCAATCATGAATTTTTAGCAGATGAAAACGTATTGTCCCAACATTCTAATGTCATTGTTTATCAAAATCTGTTATTAAATAAAACGAGTATTGTACTGCCTAATTTGTTAACGAGTAATTTAAATTTTTTAGCAACCAAAAAACGACTTATTATGATGACAAAAATCACATCAAAATCAAAAGCTGTAATGATAAAATCAGTGATCATTATAGTGTTTACGGGACTTATTGTTACTTTATGTGTTGACTTTTTTCCTTCTAAATTGTCAAAGTCACAAGAACTGCAAGATAAGAGAAGGGATTATATTTATTCAGGAACCAGAATAACGATTGATGATCAGATAGAGAATAATAAAATAAGTGAGATTTATGAAAATCTGGATAGAGCTACTAAAAGAAAATATTTAGGAGCCTATTCAACTCCATCTATTAGTAAACAAATGCCAAGTGAAAGTCAATTCGAAAAATGGAAAAATAACAGCCAATATATTATTTGGCTTAATAATAAAAGAATCCGTAATTCAGGTTTAAATGATCTAAAAAGAAATGAGATTGCTTATTTTTCTGATCAAAAAGTAAATTTGGAATTCGAAAAAACAAGTAAAGAAGCCAATACCTATTACTTATATACTCAAGAGTTTTTTAAAAAATATAGATTAGAAAAATTCCCTCAAAAATATGCCAAGAAAGAGTTTAAAACTACTTGGATAAAAGGACAGCCCACAGAAGAGCAAACGAGAATTACACGCGAAAAATTTCAAAAAAATCTGGAAACAGCTAAGGTTGAAATGTTGAATAATTCTCCTAAATATATAGCTCAGACATTCATGAAAAAAGCAAATAAAGATCAAAAAATAATTGGTTCGGAAATTCAAAAAAAGAAAAAATGATAGCCTTTTTTATAAAATCGACGATTGCATTAAGCGTTTTCCTGATTTTTTATCATTGGATATTGGAAAGGGAAAAAATGCATCAATTTAATAGATTCTTTTTACTTTTTTCAATTATAGTTTCGTTCGTGGTTCCTTTTATTTCATTTGAAATTATTAAAGAAGTTCCTGTGAATATATCAAGCCAAATCAGTATGGATGAGGCTACGGTTACTAAAATTCGAATTGAAGAGAAGATTGATTACATCTTGATTTTTTTATGGAGTTTGTATGGATTAGTCACATCTTTAATGACGATTAGATTTGGCAGCAATATTTGGAAAATCCTATCAAAATCAAATAGAAATCCAATTGTAAACTTTAAGAATTCAAAATTGGTTTTGATTGATGACAAAATCCTGCCTCATACTTTTTTGAATTATATTTTTGTCAACTCCGATGATTATAAAAACAGAAATATTGAAGCAGAATTGTATACACATGAATTGGTTCATGTAACTCAGAAACATACGCTGGATATTTTGTTTGTTGAGTTTTTAAAGACGATTTTTTGGTTTAACCCACTCTTTATCTTTTATAAAAAAGCAATGCAGCTTAATCATGAATTTCTTGCCGATCAGGAAATAGTGAAAGAATATAATGATGTTCCATTTTATCAAAATTTGCTTTTGCAAAAAGGAAGCGGCAATCAAACGATTTACTTGGCCAGTAATTTGAATTATTTAGTAACAAAAAAACGATTAATTATGATGACAAAAAGCACTTCAAAAAACGGGGCATTCTTCAGAAAAATTGCCGTTATTCCTGTATTTACGACTTTAATAGTTCTTTTATGTGTTAAAACTGTGGCACAGGAATCTAAAAAAGAAGTGAAATCGGTTGAGGTTACTACTGAAACGACTCCAGCTAAAACTGCTGTTGTTTCAAAGGATAAAAATAAAAACGTGATTCCGGAAAATAAAAATAAGGAATCGATGGCAAATCAAAATCGCACTGTTCCTTCGCCGTCTTCAAATGATGATGGGACAAACTCGACCGATGTTATTGTAGATCCAATAGAGGTAAAACCGGAGTTTCCAGGCGGAGTACTTGAATTCTATAAATTCATTGGTAAAAATTTTAAAATGCCAGAGGAAGCTTCAAAGAATAAAATTGACGGAAAGATATTCGTACAGTTTATAGTAGAAAAAGATGGTAGCTTATCTGAATTTAAAATTGTAAAAGATTTGGGTTACGGAATAGGTGAAGAAGCGATTAGAACTTTAAAACTTTCTCCAACATGGATTCCAGGTTCTCAAATGGGGCAGCCGGTTCGGGTTCTGTACAGTTTACCTATAACAATTCAAGCTGAAGAAACACCAAAAAAGTATAAGGTAGTAAAAGGGAGGTATCAGAAAATGGATTTCCCACCAACCATTTTTGGAAATTAAAAACCACCTAAATTATCTTTGAAATAAAAAAATCCGCTTCTTTTGCATCAAAGAAGCGGATAAAATTAAAAAACTAATTAAATAAAATTCTAAAAAAAAATGCAGCATCCAGACTAAAATAAATCTGGATTGTATCCAAAATACGGTACTTTTTGTTCGTTAAAAATAACTCCGTACTCTTCTAATTCTTTTAATATTGGTTCGTAAACTTCTTTTTTTATCGGAAGCTGAACTCCAGGTGTTGTAATTTTTCCGTTTAAGATTAACAGTGTCGCAATCGCAACCGGAAGTCCCACCGTTTTCGCCATTGCGGTATAGGTTTGGTCTTCGCCAATGCAGACCATTTTAGAATCGATTTGTTTCTTTTCGCCATTTAGTTCGTATCCGAATTTATGATACATGACAATCATATCTTTATCATCTGGTTCCAAAGCCCAACTGTCGGTTAGGATTTTTTGTAAAATTTGTGCTGGAGTGGCATTCGGAAGATTTACTTTTTTGTTTGGATTAAATAAATCGAGTTCCAAAAGTTTGTCCCACATGATATCGTCCTGATCGATTTTTAAGATCAATCTCGTTTTGATTTCTACTGAATCTGTTGGATGATAAGGAAGAAAAGAATTGATAAACTGACGGTAACTCATATTCTTAGAGCCTTCAATAACATAACTATCATCGGTCATTCCGAGTTGTACAAACATGTTCCAAGCTCTTGAAAAACCAACTCTTCGAATAGTTCCTCGATATAAAGTCAGAATATCATCTAAACCGTAAATCGATCTGTATTTAAGGGAATCACGGTTAGAATACGCTTCAAATTTTCCGTAGCCTTCTACTTCCAGAAATTCAGTTCTTCTAAATAAAGCGCTGTACGGAATGTATTTATAAGTGCCTTCCTGAATAAACTTTGCAGCTCCGCCTTGTCCGGCCAAAACTACATTTCTTGGTGCCCAAGTAAATTTATAATTCCACAAATTATTGTCAGATTCAGGCGCTACAAGTCCGCCGCAGAAAGATTCAAACAACAGCATTTTACCGCCTTTTGCTCTAATTTCGTCAATTACTTTCATGGCGCTCATGTGGTCGATTCCCGGATCAAGACCAATTTCGTTCATGAAAATCAGATTGTTTTTTATGGCTTCATCATTCAGAGCCTGCATCGCATCGCTGATATAAGAAGCAGTAACCAAATGTTTTTTAAATTCTAGACAGTCTTTTGCGATTTCGATATGCAAATGTGCCGGAAGCATCGAAATAATTATTGAAGCATTTTGAATTGCCGTTTTTCTTTCTTCAGCATTAAAAATATCTAAGGCAAGCGGAGTAGCATTTGGATGATTGTGCGTTTTCGCTTTCGCTAACTCCAATGAAAGATCGGCTACAGTTATATGCAGTTTTTCTTCATTAGATTTGGATAATAAATATCGAATCAATGACGAGGCAGATCTTCCTGCTCCAATTATTAAAACGTTTCTCATGTCTTAAATATTTAACACAAATATATTTAAATGTTACAAATATAACAATTTTAATTAAATAAAATTGAATATATTTTTCAATTTCAGAAAAAAATAATCTGATTTTGTTCTAAATAATGTTGGGTCGAAAGCGATTTTTTAGTTTGTTTGAAGTATTTTTGTTTCAAATTTCAAAAGATATAAATCATGAAAAGAAAACTTGTTCTTACTGGAGCTTTTATAGGAATGTTAGCTATTATTTTGGGTGCTTTTGGAGCTCATTTATTAAAAAAATATCTTTCAGTTGATCAATTAAATACTTTTGAAGTGGGTGTTCGTTACCAAATGTACCACGCTCTTTTTCTTTTCTTTTTATCTACACAAAAAGACATTGCCGAAAAAACAGTAAAATGGATCTATAATTTAGTAGTTGCTGGAGTTATTCTTTTTAGCGGTTCAATTTATTTAGTTGCTACAAAAGACTACACTTTGTTTTACTCTAAAATTATAGTATTCGCAACTCCAATAGGTGGTTTTCTATTAATTATTGGTTGGGCGCTATTATTCTTTACGATTTTGAAGCGAAAATCATAAAATCCCGAAAAAAAAATTCTGTCTAAGAATTAATCTTTAATTTTGTCTCATAAATAACATATAATCTTCATTATGTGAATTTTTTCTATTTTCTGTTGTAAAACGGAAATAATATAACAAATTCCGTCAGAAGGTTGTAAATAAGTAAATTAAAAGCGGTTATTTTTTTCTTTTTGTAAATTTTAAAGTGAAATTTTTCTTTTTTGATATAAATCAAAGTGAAATTTAATTATTTTAAGAGGAATAAGAATTAATCTGTAATTTTGCTTTAAACAAAAAACCACAACATAACTTAAATTTATGGACACTAATACAGTTTTCGCGCAATCGATTTCGTTAAAAGACTTAGGAATTGAAAATGCAAAAGTTCGTTACCAACTATCTGCAGATGAATTACATGCGATTACTTTGCAGTCAGGGCAAGGTGTCGAAAATTCTACCGGAGCGTTAGCAATTAATACAGGCGAATTTACAGGCCGTTCTCCACAGGATCGTTTTATCGTAAAAGACGATATTACAAAAGATCAAGTTTGGTGGGGAAATGTAAATATCCCGTTTGATCCTCTAGCTTTTGAAAAGCTATACAATAAAGTAACAGCATTTTTATCCAACAAAGAAGAAGTTTTTGTTCGTGATTCTTATGTATGCTCTGATGCAAATTACAGACTGAATGTTCGTGTTGTAACCGAAACAGCTTGGTCAAATTTGTTCTGTTACAATATGTTCTTAAGGCCAGAAGAATCGGAACTGGCTAATTTTACTCCAGAATGGACGGTAGTATGTGCTCCAAGTTTTATGGCAGATCCTGCTGTTGATGGAACACGTCAGTCTAATTTCGCAATTTTAGATTTTACTAAAAAAATCGCTTTAATTGGCGGAACAGGATATACAGGAGAAATGAAAAAGGGAATTTTCTCTGCTTTAAATTTTATCCTTCCAGTTTTCAAAAATACACTTCCAATGCACTGCAGCGCCAATGTTGGTGAAGATGGAGATACAGCAATTTTCTTCGGATTATCAGGAACTGGAAAAACAACTTTATCTGCTGATCCGGAACGTAAATTAATCGGAGATGATGAACACGGCTGGACAAACGAAAATACGGTTTTCAATTTCGAAGGCGGTTGTTATGCTAAAGTAATCAACTTAACAGAAGAAAATGAACCGGACATTTTTAGAGCAATCAAAAAAGGAGCTCTTTTAGAAAATGTGGTTTTCAAAGCAGGAACAAACGAAGTAGATTACGATGATGTTTCGATCACACAAAATACTCGTGTAAGTTACCCAATTACACATATCGATAATGTACAGCCAGGTTTGGTAGGACATAATCCTAAAAATATATTTTTCTTAACGGCTGATTCTTTCGGAATTCTGCCTCCAATTTCAAAATTAACTCCAGGCCAAGCGGCTTACCACTTTATTTCTGGATATACAGCGAAAGTTGCCGGAACAGAAGCAGGTGTAACAGAGCCACAGCCTAATTTCTCTGCTTGTTTTGGAGCACCATTTATGCCTTTACATCCAACGCGTTATGCTGAAATGTTGAGCAAAAAAATGAAAGATGCAGGCGTAAAAGTTTGGTTGATCAATACAGGATGGACAGGTGGCCCTTACGGAACAGGAAGCCGTATGAAACTAAAATATACTCGTGCTATGATTACTGCTGCTTTAAAAGGCGAATTAGACAATGTAGAGTATGTAGATCACAAAGTATTTGGATTAGCAAAACCACAATCTTGCCCTAATGTTCCAGAAGAGATTCTAAATCCTAGAAATACTTGGGAAGACAAAGATCTTTATGATAAAAAAGCGTTAGAATTAGCTCAGAAATTCAAAGCTAACTTCGCCAAATTTGAAGAGTTTGCAAATGCTGAAATCTTAGCAGGAGCACCAATTACAGAATAAAAGGAATTATTTAATTCAAAATAAAAAAGCTGTTCGTTAAGAACAGCTTTTTTTGTTTTGGCTCTCAGCCGCAGAAAAAAAATAAATTGAACACTGAAAACTGCGACTGAAAAACCTGAAAGTTTATTTTTTTGCTTCGTCGATGCGTTTTTGGATCAAATCCCAAGTGTAATAATGGAAAGTCATTCCGTTGCTCATGGCTACAAAAAGTCCGTTTTTGAATTTTGGCCCTAAGTTTACGCTTGTAGCATCGGCACCATCGCACTCGATTGTTGAAGTTGGAACTTCAGCTAACAATGGATGATTGTTTGGGTTTCCGTTTGCGCCTTCTCTAGGATAAACCATAAACGAATTTGCCTGCTGGTTAGACACCAAAATGTATCCTGTAGAATCTGTTTTTTTGTAAATCGCAATTCCTTCGTGATCTGCTTTGAAATCTTTTTGACCGAAGAAAGCCAATTCTTTATTATTATTTAAAGCTGGATCTGCTTTGTATTTTCTAATTCCAACTTGTTCGTCGCAGTAGTAAATAAAACCTAATTCGTTATCCACGGCAATCGCTTCAATTTCTTTCTTTCCGCTGTAAGTTCCGAATTTACGAACTACTTTTGCTGCAGCAAATTTTCCGTTTCCAGAAAGCTCATACTGCCATAAATAAGTTCCAGAAGGACCTGTTTTTCTTCCTACGATAGCAAAAATCTTTTGGTCGCTTGGACGTGTGTACAAAGAAATTCCCATTGGATCACGCTGTGCTTCTCCTTCAAAAACTTCGATTCCGCCGTTATCAATTGGTTCTAAATCGGGTAAACTGAAAATTCTGATTTTGTTGCTTTCACGTTCTGTAGTAACTGCAACGTCTACTTTTTTTCCGTCAATGATCAATCCGTAAGCGATATCCACATTGTTTGGACGTTTTAATGGGATTGATTTTTTAAGGATTTTTCCATTCAAATCAAAAGCGTACAAACCTCCGTCTGTGTCTTTATCTGTTCCTACAATAATACTTTTTGAAGCATCTGTAGGATTGATCCAAATAGAAGGATCGTCTGTATCGTGAGGTAAAGCTTCTGTAACTACAGTAGGTTTTACCGCATTTGGCTGCACTGGTGCTAATTTATCGTCTTTACAAGCTGTAAATGAAAGGCTTAAAAGTAAAAGAGCGACTAAAGATTTATTTTTCATTTTGTGTGATATATTTTAATGCAATTAGACAGAGCGCAAAACTCTGTCTAATTTAAGAATTTTTAAAATCGTAGCTTACAAGTCTAATTTCAATCCGAAATTGTAACGAGCTTGGTAATATTCAGCTTGTTTTGTATGTGCAGCAACTCCTTGGTAGTAACGTAACGGTTGGTTTGTTAAGTTATTAGCTTCAGCAAAAAGGCGAAGTTTTGGAGTAATTTTATAAGAAGCATTTGCATCTAAGAAAAACTGCTTGTCATAATAACTGTCTTTGTAAGACTCAGAACCTAATTCATCTAAATAATCAGATGTAAAGTTTGTTGAGATTCTTGCAGAGAAACGTTTGTTTTCCCAAGATAAAGATCCGTTAAACATGTGAGGTGTTGTTCCCGGAAGGCTGATGTCGTTTCTTTCATTTCCGTCTTCGTCAGCAATTCCTCTAGCTTTAGACTGTGTATAAGTATAGTTCAAATAGATACCGAAACCTTTTAAGAATTTTCCTGGCAAGAAATCTAACTGACGCTGGAAAGCAACTTCAAATCCGTAAACATCCACTTTGTCTCCGTTTCTTGATTGTAAAAATGACCAGTTTTCTCCCGCTGGAATTGGGTTGGACTGATTAGGAAAATCTGCAGCAAATTTTGCATCAGTATATTGATTGTCGCTGTAGTTGTAAATGAAATCATTTAATCTTTTGTAGAAAACACCTCCAGAAATCAAACCAACAGATTTGAAATAGTTCTCTGCCATGAAATCATAGTTATATGAATACGTTGCATCAAGATCTGGATTACCAGCTGTAATTTCTTTATCAGCAGCAATGTTATTTACATAAGGAGCCAATGCATAGTAGTTTGGTCTTGCTAAAGCCGTTGTAGCTGCAGCTCTTAAAACTAAATCTTTTGTTGCGTTGTATTGGAATGAAATACTTGGCAATACATTTGTGTATGAGTTGGTATTGTTGATTTTACTTTCTAATTCTTCTTCATCTAATACACGGTTTCCTGTGTAATCAATATGAGTATTTTCAACACGAACTCCCATTACCATAGAAAGTTTATCGTTAAAATCCTGATCCCATCTTACGTAAGCAGCAGTAATTCTTTCTTTAGCGTTATAGTTTACCGCTA
This portion of the Flavobacterium panacagri genome encodes:
- a CDS encoding DUF423 domain-containing protein; the protein is MKRKLVLTGAFIGMLAIILGAFGAHLLKKYLSVDQLNTFEVGVRYQMYHALFLFFLSTQKDIAEKTVKWIYNLVVAGVILFSGSIYLVATKDYTLFYSKIIVFATPIGGFLLIIGWALLFFTILKRKS
- the pckA gene encoding phosphoenolpyruvate carboxykinase (ATP), which translates into the protein MDTNTVFAQSISLKDLGIENAKVRYQLSADELHAITLQSGQGVENSTGALAINTGEFTGRSPQDRFIVKDDITKDQVWWGNVNIPFDPLAFEKLYNKVTAFLSNKEEVFVRDSYVCSDANYRLNVRVVTETAWSNLFCYNMFLRPEESELANFTPEWTVVCAPSFMADPAVDGTRQSNFAILDFTKKIALIGGTGYTGEMKKGIFSALNFILPVFKNTLPMHCSANVGEDGDTAIFFGLSGTGKTTLSADPERKLIGDDEHGWTNENTVFNFEGGCYAKVINLTEENEPDIFRAIKKGALLENVVFKAGTNEVDYDDVSITQNTRVSYPITHIDNVQPGLVGHNPKNIFFLTADSFGILPPISKLTPGQAAYHFISGYTAKVAGTEAGVTEPQPNFSACFGAPFMPLHPTRYAEMLSKKMKDAGVKVWLINTGWTGGPYGTGSRMKLKYTRAMITAALKGELDNVEYVDHKVFGLAKPQSCPNVPEEILNPRNTWEDKDLYDKKALELAQKFKANFAKFEEFANAEILAGAPITE
- a CDS encoding energy transducer TonB, producing MIAFFIKSTIALSVFLIFYHWILEREKMHQFNRFFLLFSIIVSFVVPFISFEIIKEVPVNISSQISMDEATVTKIRIEEKIDYILIFLWSLYGLVTSLMTIRFGSNIWKILSKSNRNPIVNFKNSKLVLIDDKILPHTFLNYIFVNSDDYKNRNIEAELYTHELVHVTQKHTLDILFVEFLKTIFWFNPLFIFYKKAMQLNHEFLADQEIVKEYNDVPFYQNLLLQKGSGNQTIYLASNLNYLVTKKRLIMMTKSTSKNGAFFRKIAVIPVFTTLIVLLCVKTVAQESKKEVKSVEVTTETTPAKTAVVSKDKNKNVIPENKNKESMANQNRTVPSPSSNDDGTNSTDVIVDPIEVKPEFPGGVLEFYKFIGKNFKMPEEASKNKIDGKIFVQFIVEKDGSLSEFKIVKDLGYGIGEEAIRTLKLSPTWIPGSQMGQPVRVLYSLPITIQAEETPKKYKVVKGRYQKMDFPPTIFGN
- a CDS encoding M56 family metallopeptidase, which codes for MIDFLIKSTISLCILLAMYHLFLEKERMFRFNRYFLLLSLLFSMVVPFISFEVQGEIPAVYKNVIPLETITNKELPIQAEMTNVKTDLQVNYWVSVLEVAYIVITLLLSFRFIYNIYTITHKAKESKIILHQNTRMVLLSENNLPYTFWNTIYISQKDFENREIEQELFTHEIAHVKQKHTIDVIFIEVLKIIFWFNPVLSFYKKAIQLNHEFLADENVLSQHSNVIVYQNLLLNKTSIVLPNLLTSNLNFLATKKRLIMMTKITSKSKAVMIKSVIIIVFTGLIVTLCVDFFPSKLSKSQELQDKRRDYIYSGTRITIDDQIENNKISEIYENLDRATKRKYLGAYSTPSISKQMPSESQFEKWKNNSQYIIWLNNKRIRNSGLNDLKRNEIAYFSDQKVNLEFEKTSKEANTYYLYTQEFFKKYRLEKFPQKYAKKEFKTTWIKGQPTEEQTRITREKFQKNLETAKVEMLNNSPKYIAQTFMKKANKDQKIIGSEIQKKKK
- a CDS encoding BlaI/MecI/CopY family transcriptional regulator; the protein is MQLSNAEEQLMEHLWKLEKAFMKDLLEAYPAPKPATTTVATLLKRMIDKKFVAYNEFGNSREYYPLVKKTDYFSKHVKGLISNFFNNSASQFASFFTTETNLSASELEDLKKIIDSEIQKKKK
- a CDS encoding saccharopine dehydrogenase family protein, which codes for MRNVLIIGAGRSASSLIRYLLSKSNEEKLHITVADLSLELAKAKTHNHPNATPLALDIFNAEERKTAIQNASIIISMLPAHLHIEIAKDCLEFKKHLVTASYISDAMQALNDEAIKNNLIFMNEIGLDPGIDHMSAMKVIDEIRAKGGKMLLFESFCGGLVAPESDNNLWNYKFTWAPRNVVLAGQGGAAKFIQEGTYKYIPYSALFRRTEFLEVEGYGKFEAYSNRDSLKYRSIYGLDDILTLYRGTIRRVGFSRAWNMFVQLGMTDDSYVIEGSKNMSYRQFINSFLPYHPTDSVEIKTRLILKIDQDDIMWDKLLELDLFNPNKKVNLPNATPAQILQKILTDSWALEPDDKDMIVMYHKFGYELNGEKKQIDSKMVCIGEDQTYTAMAKTVGLPVAIATLLILNGKITTPGVQLPIKKEVYEPILKELEEYGVIFNEQKVPYFGYNPDLF
- a CDS encoding glycosyltransferase 61 family protein, with protein sequence MDLVKKKVKFSPIGYIRYLKGLKKSHLMFREGKILESLAVKSWQIASGKTTISPKACFLDGQLERITGTAYTDDPHTAMHGGFAVEHAPTFAYKLKEVWMVNGFLYKGLHNFRLHPAFQLSKKMNYFPPAIIDTEIDHAAIYSTSEGNQYFGLWLTDDCANYALAQAEGIPVTSNIIPYSHMPEYESFLGMNPFRTNAVHMKNAVFFDDNWGNNDSKHLRFTANRNKILSLFSGTSHPGVFILRRNSGISRVMLNELEIAEKLQEKYGFKIVDVTQNTAAEILSACVGAKILIGIEGSHLFHGLMALEAGSSVLIFQPPNRFSAVIKNTTDMENINYSFVVGIPKDDNFYIDFEEVERTLGMLSF
- a CDS encoding phytase; amino-acid sequence: MKNKSLVALLLLSLSFTACKDDKLAPVQPNAVKPTVVTEALPHDTDDPSIWINPTDASKSIIVGTDKDTDGGLYAFDLNGKILKKSIPLKRPNNVDIAYGLIIDGKKVDVAVTTERESNKIRIFSLPDLEPIDNGGIEVFEGEAQRDPMGISLYTRPSDQKIFAIVGRKTGPSGTYLWQYELSGNGKFAAAKVVRKFGTYSGKKEIEAIAVDNELGFIYYCDEQVGIRKYKADPALNNNKELAFFGQKDFKADHEGIAIYKKTDSTGYILVSNQQANSFMVYPREGANGNPNNHPLLAEVPTSTIECDGADATSVNLGPKFKNGLFVAMSNGMTFHYYTWDLIQKRIDEAKK